A single Actinomycetes bacterium DNA region contains:
- a CDS encoding PRC-barrel domain-containing protein, whose protein sequence is MTEVPEAEAAKADERVVEAAKTDEQAVDAVKTHEQGHAKWAVGEWLGKPIIDRDGERIGKLRDVYVDVETDEPQFGTVKEGVFTRHLTFVPLAGVQVGPDYLQVTATKDQVRSAPDIELQGEELCQADESTLYHHFEQNYIPIKNESGRRLARR, encoded by the coding sequence ATGACCGAAGTGCCTGAGGCCGAAGCGGCGAAGGCCGACGAGCGAGTCGTGGAAGCGGCGAAGACCGACGAGCAGGCCGTTGACGCGGTCAAGACGCACGAGCAGGGGCACGCCAAGTGGGCTGTCGGCGAATGGCTTGGCAAGCCGATCATCGACCGCGACGGGGAGCGGATCGGGAAGTTGCGGGACGTGTACGTGGACGTCGAGACCGACGAACCGCAGTTCGGCACCGTCAAGGAGGGGGTCTTCACCCGCCACTTGACGTTCGTGCCTCTGGCGGGGGTCCAAGTCGGTCCGGATTACCTCCAAGTCACGGCGACCAAAGATCAAGTCCGGTCAGCGCCCGACATCGAGCTGCAGGGCGAGGAGCTCTGTCAGGCTGACGAGTCGACCCTCTACCACCACTTCGAACAGAACTACATCCCGATCAAGAACGAGAGCGGACGCCGACTCGCTCGCCGGTGA